A genomic segment from Roseibium algicola encodes:
- the hemA gene encoding 5-aminolevulinate synthase, translating into MDVNAYLEERLGKLHDNGNYRVFADLERQAGAFPRATRYREDGSVQDVTVWCSNDYLGMGQNEKVVTAMQDVISKCGAGAGGTRNISGTNHYHVLLENELADLHGKEAALIFTSGYVSNWAALGTLASQVPGMIVYSDSLNHASMIEGIRHARCEKRIFKHNDYEDLERQMAADDPDAPKLVAFESVYSMDGDIAPIKEICDVADKFGALTYLDEVHAVGMYGPRGGGVAEREGLMDRLTIIEGTLGKAFGVMGGYITGSKTVVDFIRSFASGFIFTTALPPALAAGAAVSIRHLKDSPFERKAHKDRVAQVRAALDKRGIPHMENPSHIVPVMVGDAKKCKWISDILLDTYGIYVQPINYPTVPVGTERLRFTPTPLHTAEDIEHLANAINDLWSQCALARAVA; encoded by the coding sequence ATGGACGTGAACGCGTATCTGGAAGAACGCCTGGGCAAACTGCATGACAACGGCAATTACCGTGTGTTTGCAGATCTGGAACGCCAGGCAGGTGCTTTTCCGCGCGCAACCCGTTACCGCGAAGATGGTTCGGTTCAGGACGTGACCGTCTGGTGCTCCAACGATTATCTCGGCATGGGCCAGAACGAAAAGGTCGTGACCGCGATGCAGGACGTGATCTCCAAATGCGGCGCAGGCGCAGGCGGAACGCGCAACATTTCCGGCACCAATCACTACCATGTTCTTCTGGAGAACGAGCTGGCCGACCTTCACGGCAAGGAAGCTGCTCTGATCTTCACGTCCGGTTATGTTTCCAACTGGGCAGCGCTGGGTACGCTCGCCTCCCAGGTTCCGGGCATGATCGTCTATTCGGACTCGCTCAACCACGCGTCCATGATTGAAGGCATCCGCCACGCCCGCTGCGAAAAGCGCATCTTCAAGCACAACGACTATGAAGACCTGGAACGCCAGATGGCGGCGGACGATCCGGACGCGCCGAAACTGGTCGCATTCGAAAGCGTCTATTCCATGGATGGCGACATCGCGCCGATCAAGGAAATCTGTGACGTTGCCGACAAGTTCGGTGCACTGACCTACCTCGACGAAGTGCATGCCGTTGGCATGTATGGCCCGCGTGGCGGCGGCGTTGCCGAACGCGAAGGCCTGATGGATCGTCTGACCATTATCGAAGGCACGCTCGGCAAGGCCTTCGGCGTGATGGGCGGTTACATCACCGGTTCGAAGACGGTTGTCGACTTTATCCGCTCCTTCGCCTCCGGCTTTATCTTCACCACCGCCCTGCCGCCGGCGCTGGCAGCAGGCGCAGCCGTCTCCATCCGTCACCTGAAGGACAGCCCGTTCGAGCGCAAGGCGCACAAGGACCGGGTCGCCCAGGTCCGCGCCGCTCTCGACAAGCGCGGCATCCCGCACATGGAAAACCCGAGCCACATCGTTCCGGTGATGGTGGGTGATGCCAAGAAGTGCAAATGGATCTCCGACATCCTTCTGGACACCTACGGCATCTACGTTCAACCGATCAACTATCCGACGGTTCCGGTCGGCACGGAGCGCCTGCGCTTCACCCCGACACCGCTGCACACGGCCGAAGACATCGAACACCTCGCCAACGCGATCAATGACCTGTGGTCGCAATGCGCACTGGCCCGCGCTGTCGCGTAA